The Marasmius oreades isolate 03SP1 chromosome 9, whole genome shotgun sequence sequence ATTGAAGGACCTCAGCCAATCATGCCAGATGGCTCTGCGGGCGATCCTGCTTCAATTGGACCCGCTGTTCTATTGGCCGAATGGACCAAACAGTCGGATGATAGTGTGCCGTACCTACAAGTCGCGGAAGACGAAATCAACTATCTGTTCTCGGACGCCGTTCCGAAAACCACTGACGGCGCGATTTCTCATCGGGTCGCTCAACTCCAGCTTTGGTATGTCAACCATCTTCTTCTTAACTTCAGCATCTCGAGGCTAATTCGTGGCTATGTTTCCAGGAATGACAATATGTACATGTTACCCCCCTTTTTCGCGCAATATGGTGTCCAGACGCAAAACGTAACCATGATTGAGGCTGCGTACAAGCAGATTTCGACTTACCGCAGTTATTGTCTCGATCTTCTTGATGGTGGTCTTTGGAAGCATGTTGTTCTCGGAGGCAGCGAAACACCCATTGACCTCAAGCACTGGGCCACTGGTACGTGATTCAGCTGTTCGGTGTCGTCCGCGTCCCAGCTAATGGGCGCTTAAGGTCTGGGTTGGGTGACCGCTGGATTGCTTCGCGTCTGGTCGACTGTCGCAAAATCCGAGTTCGCTGATCAATTCGCTCAGCAACAGAACGACCTTATGGAATGGGTAAAAGACATTCACGAAGCTGTCTGGCCATTTTTGGTATGTCTCGACGTATTCCACGGGCCCTTACGCTTCTACTGACGGTTTTTCGTTCTTTAAAGCCCGCTGAAACCCACGTATTTACCAACTACGTCGACATCCCCGCTGGCACCACTAATGACTCTTTCCCCGATGCCGCTTCTGGTACCCTGTTAGCTGCCACTGCCTACCGTTTGTCGGTTCTGACAGATGAGCATAAGTATGTTGCTCAAGCAGAGAAAATCCGAAAGACCCTCTTCACTCCCTTGAAAAATGGAACTTATCTTCATTTCTCGGAAGATGGCTGGTTGCAACCTGTTGTTGACCCACATTGGTATTCCAGAGCCGGAGAGAAGAGTGCCGAAGGCCAAGCATTTGTACTCATGATGCATGCTGCTCATCGGGATTGGGTAAATGCTGGTAGAAAGGGAGACTATTAGCCGGGCGTCGTAATATTGGGGGTTTTCGGTTCTCCACCTATTGTGTACCTGACTACCACTTTAGTTACTCTTCGCGTTCGTTTTCACACTTCACACTAGTACAGTTTATTACTCTCACTTGGCCACATTAACTAGTAAACGGGACCGGAAGATATTTTTCATTCAATTCGAAATCAATGTTTAAATGACGTCCTTCCATTTTGGGCGATGTGCGACGGCCGGCTCGAATCAACCTCGACACCCAACGCCCaatctttgactttgaccaccatcatctgCCAGCCCTACATTCATCCAAGCCACATTTGATTTGCTTGCCAGCTCTGTGAGCGTTTGATCTTTATAAGCGCGAATCTACGTTACTAACAAGAAGATTTATACAAGATTTTCAGTCCTCCGCGACAAGGTAGCACGGCTTCATCTGGCTGTGGTTTTACTCGGATTAATTGCCGGTGGAAAAAACTTGGGATTTTCGAATTCAGTCTTCAGAGAAACATAATTTAGTTCATGCTCCAAGCGATGGAAAAGGAAGGACCTCAGCCCCAAGGCGCTGTCGCTCCCGACAGGAGTAATTGTAATTTCTCCCATACCCATACTCAAACACTCTATATGCCCATCGCTTCGCCTCCGACTCCAGCCCCTTCCCCAGGACCCGATTCTCTCGACATATCTCAATTCCAAGCTCTCAATATCAATGGTGAAACCTCAGTGCACGATGCCTCGGGAAGTAACCCTAGTAACCGACTTCAGGAAATTCATTCATTTTTATCCACCTGTACACCCAGCGAAATTCTCTACATCTCACAATCTATTGCTCCTCTTCTCAAACGcgattttcttcgatgccTTCCCGTAGAATTGGGACTACACATACTCAGCTTCATCGACGATCCCCAAGCGTTAACCCGTGCTGCTCTTGTCAGCCGATGGTGGAATAGTTTGATTATGGGACGGGTCAACGAAAATGGATGGAGGAGAATGTGTCTCCTCTGGGGGTTTCTGTTACCTGGAGGTGTAGGAAACGTTGTGAGTGGATATGATGGTAGCGGAGCATCGCCCTCTCAAACAGAGAGCACGAAAAGCGATGCTGACTTGGGGAGGGATAGACGCAGAAAGGGCAGATTCAAACGCGAAGAACAGGCAGAGGAACAACCTCGAGAGTGTTCTGAGAACGATTCGGaccctctttcttccttggAACGATTTGCAAATCTACCTATGGATCCGGCGCTGGAATGGATTGCGTCCAAGAAGCGGAGAGAGCTCAAGGATaaggggaaaggaaaagctTTCCCATCTCCCACATCCACGTCCACAACACGCAGATGGTCATATAAAGATCACTTCATATATTCATATAAGCTTAGTGAGTAAATTACCGATTTTCTACTTTTTCGCCATCCCATAGTGAACGTCTTCCCCCCAGTGACCAACTGGCGTACAGGTGGTCAACTTCTTCGTGCTCACCGCACACCAGCATCGTCGTCCGCCTCACCTGACAATGTCATAACCTCACTTGCCCTCAACAACGAATGGGTGATCGTCGGACTAGCAAACTCGAGGATACATGTGTTTAGTGGAAGGACAGGTGTCTTAGCAAGGACGTTAGTTGGACACGAGTCGGGAGTTTGGGCGGTTTGTTTAATTGCAGCAAACGGAAGCGAAGCCCAGAGTGAATTCATGGTACCCGATTCAGATGATCATGCACCCCCGCCTCCACCGCGAAATCATCACAGTTGGGATAATCTTTCGGGTATTGAGGGTACAAGAAACTTGGCGATGACATTGAATCCCAGAGGTCGGAGAGGCAGGAAACAACGACTGTTCATTGCGCCATTtgacgaagaggaggaacagGAACATCCACAGGAGGTGCAGTACGTTCCACCTGCCATGAGAGTGGCGCTGGGTTTGGAATTGGATGAGTTCGGGGAAGATGGggaagatgacgacgaggttAGCGATGAGGATGTTCAAACACCTGTGGAGGAGCCTTCAGGAACAACGTTTACCTCCAGAATCAATGGAGCTCATATGGATACAGGGAAACCTAGTGAACCATCCGGGTGTTCGGAAGGCTGGGGTCAGCCGAATGCCATTGTTGTGAGCGGAGGTTGCGATAAAACGTTGAGGGTATGGGATGTCTTGTCTGGGTGAGTAGACTCGATCCTTTATAGACTTTCAATACATTCTGATCGTTCTCACTCTCCGTTCTTATAGGTATTGCATTTATGTCCTTCGTGGCCACACTTCCACGATACGCTGCATCAAAGTTCTTCACAACCGGCCAATAGCCATAACTGGGTCAAGAGATACTAGTCTCAGGGTCTGGGATGTTAAGCGGGGGAAATTGCTCAGGGTTCTAAGAGGGCACTCTAACAGCGTTCGATGTCTGGACGTTTGTGGAAACAAAGTCGTCAGCGGAAGTTACGATTGTAGTTTGAAGGTGAGTTTGTTATAGTTCAACCCTCGTGAAACTCTACTGATAGCCGTAGCTCTGGAATGTTGACAACGGAGAGTGTCTCCATACCTTCACCGGTCATTTCTCCCAGGTTTATTCGGTTGCCTTCGACGGCGTAAGGATTGTCTCTGGGGGATTAGACACGACTGTTAGGGTTTGGGATCCAATTGAGGGGTGAGTATCCTCCTTTCATCTAATCCCCGACGATACTGATTACGTTTCAAGGCAATGTCTAGCTCTACTTCAGGGCCACGCAGCTCTCGTGTGTCAAGTCCAGCTTTCGCCATACTCTCATCTCACTCCTACGGCGATTCTCGTGACGGGAGGATCCGACGGGAGAGTCATCACCTACACACTCCCACATCCCAGGTCCTTTGATCACTCCTCTTCGTTCTCCTCCATCTCGACCTTCACACTCGAACACAAGCGTTTTGGGGATGATGCAAACAACTCCCATCCTTCTATATCTTCTGCAGATCCTGAGCCACAATACTGTATTCAACACAGACTCATGGCACATGATTCAAGCGTTACCGCTTTGCAGTTTGATAAGAGGTGGCTCCTCACCGGAGGAAACGACGGGAGAGTCAAGCTGTGGGATGTCAAGACTGGTTTACTTGTTCGGGAATTGGGAGGCGCCTCCAAGCCGTCTTCGAAGCGTTCGAACAGTACTGGAAGGATTAATTCGAGCTCAAGGATCGCCATATTGGAGGATGACGGTAACGCCAGTAGTGGAAGCCGATCGCCTGGCGCAGCCGAATGTGTCTGGAAAGCAGGGTTCTCAAAAGGTGGGGAGGTCTGCGTGATTATGGTTAAGCATGCAGGAAAGAGCGTGATGGAGATCTGGAGTATGAGGCCTGAAGAGGAACTATGTTCGACCGATTGATGCCTTTCTTGTTACGTTTTCCCCGCTCTGTTTCATCGCATGGGCCGAATGAATGGATGCAGTCTTACCTTGTTACTTACCTTGTTACAAACTCGTTTCTAGCTATCTTGGATTGGATACCATCGATGTTTCTATAGATTTATTAGTCGGAATGTTGTATTCAGGCAATTGGTTATCGTGTCTTCCAATCTTCCGGCCAGTTGGATTTCTTGGTTCTCTTCATCTCCCTTGAGTGTGGCCACTGGCCATCGGCACCTTTGATTGACAGTGGGCGGGCCCGCTCCTGGGGACCTCGGTCTGCGATACGGACGGGCTCCGGCTAATGGTGTCAAAGCTTCAAGACGCAAATCATCAAACGTGCTCGGGCATCTGAATGGAAAGACTGGGTAGACCCATTCCCGAAGCGCAAGGCTCATGACTGGTCCTGTCGCTGTCAATTCAGCGTGATACTGAAATGCGCTAGCGCAGTGACAGATCCAGGTTGATTCTTGACCAGGAAAGCTGCAAGTCGTCTTGCCGTCTTGTGTGTAGATTGTCGTCACTAACTGAGCTAATAAGTTCTTGCCACGTCTCCAATCGAATTCGCTCGATGTTAGAAGGCTTTAAAGGCAAGCTTGGAACTCGAGAATTACGCCAAGGTCGTGTGGCGCGCGTTTCCGCTGTAAAGTCGATAATTTGACTGTGGTATGCGTCTACGTGGCTCAAGGCACTGCATATGCTATGATATACAGGATCCACGATCAGGGCAAGCAGTGTGATTTTCCCGGTTCGAAGGGCACATTTGTTTTGCTCACTTTCCAAAAAAATTCCAAGATTGCAAATGTTCACCGGGACGTTCCGGAATAGTCTCGCCCGATGCCAGACTTAGAATGGCCAATAACAAATAGATTGGCTTGTACGGGCAGAAATGTACTAGAACGATTCAACCCGTCAAGCCCTGACTGCGCGATCACCCCATCGAGCCGAAACTCCTTGTTGAAGGGAGTTTGTTCCTCGCAGCGACAAATCATTGCTGCTTATAGCTTACGACGACGAGGCAGGGAACAAGGCACTTCGTGAAAGGATAACTGGAATCATTGATGTGTCGAATTGCCCCACAGTGACTTCGTTATTCATCATTCCGGAGTCCTTTGGAGCAATGGATCGCACTGCAAGGGCGAAGAAGATAGCTGGACCGATTGAACAATGTCAGCAATGAATGAGAATTGAATCATGAACCGTGTTCCTATGGGCACAAATGGAAGTTCGTGATTAACTCTAACTGCCACAACGCAGCTGTCCCGCCGTTTGGTTTTACTATATCTGGCCAACAGACCTGTACTGGGCGTTCTCGGGTTATTATTGACGTTAGCCCTCGCACGAAGCCATTCAAATAGTTGCATCTCCTCCGCCCTTGGAATTTCCGGaaatattattattatcaaGGATCTATACATATTTCCTAGAATAGTAAGATGTGCTGTGGTAGACCGTGTAAGGATGACTCACTTCGGCGCATTTGAATGAGTTTACCAAATTCTGCAGTTCACGGAAGTCTCCTGTTTCTGGTGTGTTCCATATGCTATATAAAAGAGGATCGCCTTCGAACGTTTTTAGTGCTACAACTTTTCAATCCCCACCACTGCGTTAGCTATCCATACGAGCTAGACAAGCAGAGGAGTCTTCCCATACGCGCTGGAATCGCTTTCCACACTTTGACAACGGGCGCCAAGTCGATAGGCCGAGAGAGTCGGTTTCCTATACATTTGACATCTGTGAGCGTCGTGCGCTACCATTAAATATTGCTGACCTCGTTTCTCATGTCCATTAGGGTAATTTTGGATATGGCACGAAGGACTGTGCGCTTTTCTACCGAGTTGACAGCCATCTCACCCCCGACGGCCCCAGATCTTCCTACTAGTACGTCACTAGACTCTACAGACTCCAGGGAGTCCACACCTAGTCCACTACCGACCATTCTGACGCCCACCGTAGAAGGTGATGAGATCATACCGAAGATAGAAGACGTCCACGACATTCTCAAATTCAAGTCGCATCCCCATCTGACTTTTGACGTCTCGAAGGACCCTGCTACCGTTCGATTGTTATCCGAGGCACTAGCAGACGGCATGCGTGGGGAGGCGGCAACGACACCAGCAGTGCCTTATGTCAAGCTGGTGTCGAAATTTCTGCCTTGGGAGATTGAGATccattcctcttcctcgccaGACGGCCAGCATTCGTTTGTCTCCGTAGCAGACGTCCTTGGAGGACTGTACTGTGCTTTACGGATTCAAGTGACCAACGGCGAGTTCAGCGAATGCGACAAACAGGAGGACGTCACTGCGGCATTTAAAGAACGGTGTCGACTGGTAGGCGTCGAACAGGGCGACGAGGCAGCTGAGTCGCAGCGTCGTAAAGGAATCAGAAGAGTAGATTTCTTGCGGGGAAATCTCAAGTTTTGTGGCTTGACTGCCGTCGCGCAGAGTCCCAGGCAGTTAAAGTTCAGTGTTATGAAGTAAAGCTGGTCGTAGAAGAAAACTAGACTTTTGGTGAGAGAACTCATTGTAAACCTAGAACCACACTAAACATCTTACACTTGGCTAGTGGTTTTTTCCTCCATTCTACTTAATGGCTTGCACTCGAGTTGACTCGACCCTATAATAGCTTGGTGGCGATCAGGCCCAATAATCCTCCTACTGTAATGTAAAACGCTGCTGTAGTATAAATAGTCAGGGACCGGTTCCGATGTATTGCTTTGCGATGATGATTCTCATACCAAAAACAACATAGTCTAAGCCGCTCTAAGCTCCGTGGGGACCAGTAATAAGTGATCGATTTTGAAGATTATCGTCCACCATCTGTGAAATATGAGGGCATCCCGAGTCGTGACCGGTTGGGGTTCCACCCCACTGTCGACGAATAAGGACTATCGAATGATGTAAATGATCGTCAAATGCATGCCGATGTCAAGTACCCAATGGAGTAGTAGCCAGCTGTTAAATACGCATGAGTGACATTTAAATCCACACAAGAAAGAGTCCGAATGAAATACCGGGTTGTAAGGCGACTATGTCACCGAATAAGAAATATT is a genomic window containing:
- a CDS encoding uncharacterized protein (CAZy:GH105), yielding MLSSVLLRASVLVLGLLPQTVITAPVTDKTEILISKVKARLAEMDLLSWEIGTYTQALLELDAPEYSTLTAKSLPLPRHISPSIQPVLQIVKNVIAQNRNTSIEGPQPIMPDGSAGDPASIGPAVLLAEWTKQSDDSVPYLQVAEDEINYLFSDAVPKTTDGAISHRVAQLQLWNDNMYMLPPFFAQYGVQTQNVTMIEAAYKQISTYRSYCLDLLDGGLWKHVVLGGSETPIDLKHWATGLGWVTAGLLRVWSTVAKSEFADQFAQQQNDLMEWVKDIHEAVWPFLPAETHVFTNYVDIPAGTTNDSFPDAASGTLLAATAYRLSVLTDEHKYVAQAEKIRKTLFTPLKNGTYLHFSEDGWLQPVVDPHWYSRAGEKSAEGQAFVLMMHAAHRDWVNAGRKGDY